The DNA segment TTCAATATGCATGTCCTCTCTACTTTATCCACAAAAGTGATGCAGTTTTCTTCTTTACAGTGGCACCAAGAATAATAACGACTGGGGGGAAGGTTGAAAAGTTAGCCTATTTGTTTCCAccttaaaggtctagtgtgtagaaTTAAGCGGCATCTAGTGGCGAGGTTACAGATTGCAAGCCATTGAAACTGGGACAAGCATGTAGGTGATCTACAATagtcaaatcaaaaacaaaaactgccctttttaaagccagtgtttggtttgcctgttctgggctactgcagaaacCACTTTGTGGACTCAAAGGACAAGGTCCAGCTCtgtggctcattctaaggtaacaaaaatacaacaattcttGGTTTCGGGTGATTATACAGTACTAAAAACATAatcatgaatattatatttaatttctttcaatataTACCTCAATATCATACACTCTGAACTATAAGTCCAGAATACGTAGAAAAAATTGCTCCAATATACGAATGGCAGGCTGAAAATGCTGCGATCAGTGCATTGCTTTCTTGTGATGTAATTTCTGCATGTAGTCTGCTAAAAAGAACTGACATCTGTTTGCCTTAGGTGTAAAAGTTcatgtgattattttaaatctacaaCCTGAGACAAATATTTTACCCTTCTTACGACGGCTTTAGTGTGAATGCCAAACCCTGTTGAACTTTCTAATCTTTTAAAACGTACTCAAGTGcaataaatcatttcaaaatgcGTGCTTTATCTTCCCTATTAGCCACCGTAGATATGGAGAGAGCGTGGGCTGAAGTCATACAGGACATTAAAAACAggttttatctgttttgtatCCTGCTCAACCTGTCTGACATTAAAACTCTTTGATGTTGCAACTGAGGGAAATTTTCACGGGTCACGGTCTAAGTAGATCCAGGGATCCTGTTTGGATCAGCAGGAGcgaaacaacaacagagagtGATTCGAAATCTGCTTTGGAGTATGACGCTAATTATTTCTATGTTTTCCCAGTTCCTCGCCCAACTTGTCAGAGGACAGATTTCTTGTTTGCACTGGGTCATGCATGTTCTTTaactttccctctctgtttgttttccctccTCTCATCTGGACACCACCCAAATATTACTCTGCAACCCCGACTCAGTGCAGCATCACTCCCAAAGCCCAATCATAGCAAAATCCCCTCTCACTCTATTGTTTTGCCTCCCCCAGAGCCAAACTCCAATATCAGCACTGGCACATGTAAGGGAAACTGTCCATGTGGCAAAACGTCTAAACCCCCCattgttgtgcttttgttgccgcTGCCTCGCGATACCACCACACTCTCTGTTGCCCATATATATCTGGGCGTCCAAATTTTTCCACTTTTAGACTGTGTGACTAGTTGGGAACAGCTAACAGTGGAAAATGTCTCAGTACTCAGGAAAGGTGAGTAGTCGAGCCTTCCCGAACTTTATCATGTGTAtcacaaacaaatcacaaaGGAAAATATGTGTCTATCTGCAGCGTTTTCTGTGCACGTTTCTGTTGGGggataaatattttaatcttcACACCAGATCGTGTTCTATGAGGGCAAATGTTTCactgggaggaagctggagatcTGCAGCGACTGCGACAACTTCCAGGACCGCGGCTTCATGAACAGGGTCAACTCTGTCCGCGTGGAGAGCGGGGCCTTCGTCTGCTTTGACCACCCAGACTTCAAGGGCCAACAGTACATTCTGGAGCACGGAGAGTACCCCGAATTCCAGCGCTGGAATGCCCATAATGATCACATGGGCTCCTGCAAGCCAATCAGGAtggtaagagtgtgtgtgtgtgtgtgtgtgtgtgtgtgtgtttgtgagagacacagacaaatatttggttgtttgaaaaaaaaaagccttgcaGACTGGCATATGTGTGGCCTCACTTGTACACATCTGTTTTCCAAATAAATCTGAATGATTTTTATAATAATGCAGGAATTAGTCATGCAGCAGGTAGGCATATAAACAACTCGCAGGTTTTCACTTGACATGTTGATGTCATCAGCTGAAAGAAAATCACACATTAAATGCACTTGAGACATACTGGAGACCGTGGGCTATACATATCCTCCTCTATGAGCACAGCCTTTGCCGCATAAAGCAGGAGGCCTTGCTCCCTTTGCAGTGAGTTGAAGGTGAACAGTTTTTGTTATGATTCAGTGAGAGGGCATGTCATTATCCTCCCCCAGCATGGAGAGCACTACAGGATGGAGCTGTTCGAGGGAGACAACTTCTCGGGCCAGTGTGTGGAGCTCTGCGACGACTGTCCGTTCCTGCAAGCACGAGGCCTGACCAAGAACTGCGTCAACTCCCTCAAGGTTTATGGAGATGGAGCGTATGTATCTCTGCAGCAGGGGGACACAAGCACAACATATGCAACAATAATCAGGTTTAATATACATCATTGCAGGGGCGGAGCCGGTGGCTGTGAACACTGGGGGGCTCAGCCCAAACTTAGGGCGGGTCCGAGGGGAATGCTCCccttggagatttttttttccactttacgTCAGCTGTATGTGCTATTTTTCAAACCATTTCAGATAATAGAATCCCTAAAAATGGTGGGGGACTGAATATAATATTAgctttcatcatatttttttactttttttttttttttttttactagtcaCTTTTGTGACTATTTTGAAGTTACATAACATAGGTTGGGTAGTCATTGGTGTACGTAGTAGAAGATTTACTCATTTACTCAGTTATTTTAGATTTCTTTGTTAATAGCAtaaatttggtatttttaagaaaacatttgaaactggAGGCTGCTCCCTTTATCTGCCCTGTCTTTATTAATGGATTTCTGTgaaactaattattattatttggtcatgtttaaatctttttaaaggCTTAGTTCAACCTTTAAAAGAAAGGAGAAGAtaagatttaattattttatttggaatttagcttttattttcaggaggcatgggaggagagagagagaggtatgatattttaaacaatgttcaaaatttaaatgtatttaaattttatttattttcccaaatAGCTGGGTGCTGTACGAGGAGCCTAACTACCGCGGCCGCATGTACATCGTGGAGAGAGGAAACTACTGCTCCCACACAGAGTGGCAGGCGGAGAACCCCAACATCCAATCTATTCGCAGGGTGGCAAACTACTTCTAAAACACCTCGTCGTCACTGGCAATGTGACAGCTGCAGGGATGAGGTCATCCACTGAGGAAAAACACACCACACCGTCACGTAATCTGACTCTGTGGGGCtgtaacataataaaagatgaagaaaatgtttgacagtgcttgttgttttatttttgtactgaTTTATTCAAAGGCTGAAATAAAGTAGTGATCCTACAATATCTTCAatcttatttccattttttccctttcatgCTCACTCAGTGTGAAACTCTTGACTTAACCACCACATTTCATTGCGGAAATGGCTACAGGCTATGATTCAGATAATTGCTCTCTCTTATAACTACAAAACCTTTTCTTCATACTAATGGATCCATTACCAAGTTACTGTGAGATACTCTGAATGCCACTAAACAAAGATTAAAAGATAGGTACACTGACATTTTGTACACCCAggagtagggctgggcaatacgTTACCTGAATATCATTATGTAAGACTATATTGTCGTACATTTTACATAACATCATAAGTTCCTGGTTTtgaaggctgcattacagtaaagt comes from the Plectropomus leopardus isolate mb chromosome 12, YSFRI_Pleo_2.0, whole genome shotgun sequence genome and includes:
- the LOC121951204 gene encoding gamma-crystallin N-A-like, with translation MKRLHLHRKPFLFQEVLCLFWATAETTLWTQRTRSSSVAHSKIVFYEGKCFTGRKLEICSDCDNFQDRGFMNRVNSVRVESGAFVCFDHPDFKGQQYILEHGEYPEFQRWNAHNDHMGSCKPIRMHGEHYRMELFEGDNFSGQCVELCDDCPFLQARGLTKNCVNSLKVYGDGAWVLYEEPNYRGRMYIVERGNYCSHTEWQAENPNIQSIRRVANYF